GCAGGAAGTCATCGAGACGCACGCCACGGGGCGGCCGATCTTGATCGGCACGCGCTCGATCGACAAATCCGAGCTGCTGGCGGAGTTGCTCAAGCAGGCGGGAATCGCGCACTTGGTGCTGAACGCCAATAAGGTTGCCGAAGAGGCCGAGATCATTTCGCACGCCGGCGAGTTTGGCAAAGTGATTGTCTCGACCAACATGGCCGGCCGCGGCACCGATATCAAACTGGGGCCAGGCATCGTCGACCTGGGCGGCCTGCACGTGATTTGCACCGAGATGCACGACTCGGCCCGTATCGATCGGCAGTTGATCGGCCGCTGCGGACGCCAAGGGGACCCGGGCACCTGGCGGCAATACTTAGCCCTGGACGATGACATTCTGCTGGCCGGTCTCGGGCCTAAACGATCGAAGAAATTAAAAGAGCTCGGCGAGCGCCAACCAGAGGGCCTGACGAAATACGCCTCGCTGTTCCCGAAGGCGCAGCAGCTCATCGAACGAAAGCATTTCCGCGATCGCCGTGTGCTGATGTACTACGAAAAAGAACGGCGCAAAATGCACGAGCATCTAGGGCAAGACCCGTACCTCGACGCCGCCGGGGGGTAGCACGCGAGGCTTATCGCGGGCGGGTGTTGAATGCCTTCAGCCGTGGCCGGAGTAGGGCAATCGCTCCCAGAAAAACGCCCACGAAAAATATCAACCGCGGGTATTTGGCCAGTACGATCACCGTGGCCACGACCCCCACGAGCATCCAGCGGCTCATCGGACGAGCCAGTTCCGGTAACGCCAGCCACAGCACGGCCAGGATCATGCCGATCCGCAGGCACGAGGCCGCCACGTTTTGATGTGTGCCCTCGTCCCCTGGTACGAGCAGCGCGATCCCCCCCACGATCAGTAAGAGTAGCGCCAATATGCCGACTGTGGGGCGATGCATCAGCAGGGAGAGTGTCGAAGTGCAGGGCTTTGAGGCGGGCGACAGGCGGCGAGCGACTCAGGTCTTGTCGAGCGAATCGATCCAGCGCAAAAGCTCGCCGAACTCCGCGGCATTCAGATCGCGGGCCGTTTCTCCCTGGTCGACCACGGTCACCGTGTACTTCAACTTTTGAAGCTGCTCGAGTCCCGCCGCGATCTGCTGTGCGAAGTTCGCCTTCTTTGCCGTTGTGGCGAAGAGAGTCAAGCGGGTCGCCGGATCGTTTTCTGGCACGCGACCTAACAGCGGTGCGTCGACCGCCGCCACGCCGCGCACGACGTCGCGATGCAGTAGCGCCACCATATAGGCTAACGACCCGCCCGCTTGCTGGCCGAGGACCACGACTCGCTGGGAATCGACGTTGTAGTGGGCGCGAATTTCGGCGATCGCCTTGGCTATGAAATCGACCTCTGGCGGCATCCAGCGAGACGGGTCCGCAGAACGCGGCGCCAAGAGAATCAAGTTCTGCGCATCGCACGGTTCGCGCCAACGGGCGAGCAGGTCTTCGTCCTTGGTGCCGCCGGGCGGGTGAAGCCAGACGACCAGGCCATACGAAGTCTGCCGGTCATAGGCCTCGGGAACGTAGGCCGAGCAGTCGTTTTTGAATTCAGGTAGCTTGACGGCGAACTGTCCGACCTGGGGACGATCGCCCGCGGCCGTGATAGCTACGGTCGCTTCTCGCGCGGGAGGCAGCGTGGCGGGCACGGCCGCCGGCTCGGTCGTCGGCTTCAGATCGATTGTCAATGTTTCGGCGCCGCGCCTGGCGACGAGCTTAACGCTCTCGCCAACTTCCAAGGTGCTGGCATGTTGAGCGAGGTCCTCACGCGCTGGCGTGAGATGCCCATCGATCGAGACGAGAATATCTCCGGCTTGCAGTCCCGCCTTCGCGGCGGGGCTATCGGGATAGACGAAGCGCAATGGCACGCCACCGGCCGTAGCCGGCGCGTCACGCAGTGGCAGGACGCCCAAAAAGGCACGGGCGTAAGGGGCCAGCGAGTCGACCAGCTCGATATCGCGCTCGATGCGTTCCTCGCC
The Pirellulales bacterium DNA segment above includes these coding regions:
- a CDS encoding PDZ domain-containing protein; the protein is MVGSRKTIHRSIITPLVIGALAISTALSIPARAAQDLPQLEQQAISAAAARVAPSLVRIETVGGLERIGNMLVNTGPTTGLIVSPDGFIISSAFNFISRPSSILVSLPDGSRTPAKLVATDRQRMLVLLKVEVEEKLPVPEAVPEGDIRVGQWSIALGRTFDAAQPNISVGIVSGLNRIWGTAIQTDAKISPHNYGGPLIDIRGRVLGILVPLSPDSHEEVSGAEWYDSGIGFAVPLSHIFTVLPRLSAGRDLKPGIVGVSLNGKDVYSKPPVIVGCRPNSPAYKAGLKSGDTIIEIDGKPVSRQAQMRERINRHYAGDTIKIVVLRGEERIERDIELVDSLAPYARAFLGVLPLRDAPATAGGVPLRFVYPDSPAAKAGLQAGDILVSIDGHLTPAREDLAQHASTLEVGESVKLVARRGAETLTIDLKPTTEPAAVPATLPPAREATVAITAAGDRPQVGQFAVKLPEFKNDCSAYVPEAYDRQTSYGLVVWLHPPGGTKDEDLLARWREPCDAQNLILLAPRSADPSRWMPPEVDFIAKAIAEIRAHYNVDSQRVVVLGQQAGGSLAYMVALLHRDVVRGVAAVDAPLLGRVPENDPATRLTLFATTAKKANFAQQIAAGLEQLQKLKYTVTVVDQGETARDLNAAEFGELLRWIDSLDKT